One part of the Xylanimonas allomyrinae genome encodes these proteins:
- the paaE gene encoding 1,2-phenylacetyl-CoA epoxidase subunit PaaE, translated as MTTTATPTRRRARFHTLRVTRVRPLTTDSVEVTFAVPGALADDYDYAPGQYVALRATIDGQEVRRSYSLCRPPQAGEIAVAIKRDHGGLFSTWANDVLAAGAEIDVMSPQGTFTSDLRDLDGKHLAGIAAGSGITPLMALVRSTLDGSPTARVSLVYANRSTPDVMFLEELADLKDRYPDRFALHHVLTREKRTAPLLSGHLDADRLDAVLNGLVRPQTVDEWFLCGPLGLVQTCRDSLDRADVDRTHVRYELFTTGEPGDGPRRAAPVTTGDGPSVQIDFTLDGQSARVTTPVDARETILDAALRVRPDTPFACAGGVCGTCRARVIEGSVQMAENYALEPEEIERGYVLTCQSHPTTPCVVLDYDV; from the coding sequence ATGACGACCACCGCGACCCCCACCCGCCGCCGCGCCCGCTTCCACACCCTCCGGGTGACGCGGGTGCGGCCCCTGACGACCGACAGCGTCGAGGTCACGTTCGCCGTGCCCGGCGCGCTCGCCGACGACTACGACTACGCGCCCGGGCAGTACGTGGCCCTGCGCGCCACCATCGACGGCCAGGAGGTGCGCCGCAGCTACTCGCTGTGCCGGCCCCCGCAGGCCGGCGAGATCGCCGTGGCGATCAAGCGCGACCACGGCGGACTCTTCTCCACCTGGGCCAACGACGTCCTCGCCGCCGGTGCCGAGATCGACGTCATGAGCCCGCAGGGCACGTTCACCAGCGACCTGCGCGACCTGGACGGCAAGCACCTGGCCGGCATCGCGGCCGGCTCGGGCATCACCCCGCTCATGGCGCTCGTGCGCAGCACGCTCGACGGCTCGCCGACGGCGCGCGTCAGCCTCGTCTACGCCAACCGCTCCACGCCCGACGTGATGTTCCTCGAGGAGCTCGCCGATCTCAAGGACCGCTACCCGGACCGGTTCGCGCTGCACCACGTGCTCACGCGCGAGAAGCGCACCGCCCCGCTGCTGTCGGGCCACCTCGACGCCGACCGCCTCGACGCGGTGCTGAACGGCCTGGTCCGCCCGCAGACCGTGGACGAGTGGTTCCTGTGCGGGCCCCTCGGCCTGGTGCAGACGTGCCGCGACTCGCTCGACCGCGCCGACGTCGACCGGACCCACGTGCGCTACGAGCTGTTCACCACGGGCGAGCCCGGCGACGGCCCTCGCCGCGCCGCGCCGGTGACGACCGGCGACGGGCCGAGCGTCCAGATCGACTTCACGCTCGACGGGCAGTCGGCGCGGGTCACCACCCCCGTCGACGCGCGCGAGACGATCCTCGATGCCGCGTTGCGCGTGCGGCCCGACACGCCGTTCGCGTGCGCGGGCGGGGTGTGCGGCACGTGCCGGGCGCGCGTGATCGAGGGCAGCGTGCAGATGGCCGAGAACTACGCGCTCGAACCGGAGGAGATCGAGCGCGGGTACGTGCTCACGTGCCAGTCGCACCCGACGACGCCGTGCGTCGTCCTCGACTACGACGTGTGA
- a CDS encoding enoyl-CoA hydratase/isomerase family protein translates to MIRLTLDGDAGVAEIVLDAPKRLNAIDETGLRELADALARARRARVRALVLHGVGRAFCAGRDIAGVDPALDDPLQFLGVHVAPVMRSLAEFPAPTYAVAHGACLGVGLGLLIASDVVLVADDAKIGSPFAGIGATLDSGGHALFYERLGAHRTLDLVYSGRLMTGAEAVAAGLFSRVVPAEEVLEEARSAARAAASGPTQAFVASKRLVAELRDRRIGLWTSMDAENRAQAVLSDTDDYHEGFAAFQAKRAPQFTGAPLASRAH, encoded by the coding sequence ATGATCAGGCTCACGCTCGACGGCGACGCCGGTGTCGCCGAGATCGTCCTCGACGCCCCCAAGCGGCTCAACGCCATCGACGAGACCGGGCTCAGAGAGCTCGCCGACGCGCTGGCGAGGGCACGCCGCGCCCGGGTGCGCGCCCTGGTGCTGCACGGCGTGGGGCGCGCATTCTGCGCGGGGCGCGACATCGCGGGCGTCGACCCGGCGCTCGACGACCCGCTGCAGTTCCTCGGCGTCCACGTGGCCCCCGTGATGCGGAGCCTGGCCGAGTTCCCCGCCCCGACCTACGCCGTCGCGCACGGCGCGTGCCTCGGCGTCGGACTCGGGCTGCTCATCGCCTCCGACGTGGTGCTCGTCGCCGACGACGCCAAGATCGGCTCCCCGTTCGCCGGCATCGGGGCCACGCTCGACTCGGGCGGGCACGCGCTGTTCTACGAACGGCTCGGCGCGCACCGCACGCTCGACCTCGTGTACTCGGGCCGGCTCATGACCGGGGCCGAGGCCGTCGCCGCAGGCCTGTTCTCACGCGTCGTGCCCGCCGAGGAGGTGCTGGAGGAGGCACGGTCCGCGGCACGCGCCGCCGCGTCCGGCCCCACCCAGGCGTTCGTCGCGAGCAAGCGCCTCGTGGCCGAGCTGCGTGACCGGCGGATCGGGCTGTGGACGTCGATGGACGCCGAGAACCGCGCGCAGGCCGTGCTGTCCGACACCGACGACTACCACGAGGGGTTCGCGGCGTTCCAGGCCAAGCGGGCCCCGCAGTTCACCGGCGCGCCCCTGGCGTCCCGAGCCCACTGA
- a CDS encoding AfsR/SARP family transcriptional regulator, translating to MTVEAAAARREAAWSDYRVTLLGDVTVKRCGAAVPLQHRERLLVSLLALQGSRPRGHIAGTLWPEVPEDRARASLRQSLRTLKQVLPGGFVVGTGSLGLVPGLAVDVHEVRAHCDDVLSGARLTVRRAVDALHAIVGPELLLGEFDEWVEQERRRLQRQRLHALEHLTRELARLGETSWAIAAAEAAAELDPLREEPAMLLISLHLAEGSVVEARRTFDAFRRRLRAELRVEPSPRVVALMR from the coding sequence ATGACCGTGGAAGCCGCCGCCGCACGGCGCGAGGCGGCCTGGAGTGACTATCGCGTGACGTTGCTCGGGGACGTCACGGTGAAGCGCTGCGGCGCGGCCGTCCCGCTCCAGCACCGCGAGCGCCTGCTCGTCTCGTTGCTCGCGCTCCAGGGATCGCGCCCGCGCGGGCACATCGCCGGGACGCTGTGGCCCGAGGTGCCCGAGGACCGCGCCCGCGCGAGCCTGCGGCAGTCGCTGCGCACGCTCAAGCAGGTGCTGCCGGGCGGGTTCGTCGTCGGCACGGGCTCGCTGGGGCTGGTGCCGGGGCTCGCGGTGGACGTCCACGAGGTGCGCGCCCACTGTGACGACGTCCTGTCGGGGGCGCGGCTGACGGTGCGGCGCGCGGTCGACGCGTTGCACGCGATCGTCGGGCCCGAGCTTCTGCTGGGCGAGTTCGACGAGTGGGTCGAGCAGGAGCGCCGGCGCCTGCAGCGTCAGCGCCTGCACGCTCTGGAGCACCTGACGCGTGAGCTCGCACGGCTGGGTGAGACGTCGTGGGCCATCGCGGCGGCGGAGGCGGCGGCGGAGCTCGACCCGTTGCGCGAGGAGCCGGCGATGCTGCTCATCTCGTTGCACCTGGCCGAGGGCAGCGTCGTCGAGGCCAGGCGCACGTTCGACGCGTTCCGCCGCCGCCTGCGCGCCGAGCTGCGCGTGGAGCCGTCACCCCGCGTCGTCGCGCTGATGCGGTGA
- a CDS encoding MinD/ParA family ATP-binding protein, translating into MTATALPRHVPPPAPQPVSPSVRAEPRWARPAGTALLGRVSGSGLARPAYLVRRPDGQVVQVSELVNTVLARLDPRRTAAEVAAAVSSAYGRTLTADGLHHLVTMKLRPAGLADDAATQRAPGPAAPRSAPLLSLALRGTVVPARAVRRVARVLTPTFHPAVVAAVLAAWVAVVVAVVLRAQVLDAVATVLRTPAVLVGVFALMTFCELVHELGHAVACSSSGATPGRVGVGVYLLAPAFFTNVTDSYRLGRAGRLRTDLGGLYYTVWCMLAVAIAQLATGDPVLLVVLVLLHVEAAEQLLPAVRLDGYYVLADLAGVPDLFGRVAPVLRSVLPGRAVDPRVADMLPWARRAVTAWVLLVVPLLAGGLVWLAWHVPQLARTLADAVAHQWSLLDAALVAHQWPGVALGLVSLALLAVPVAGVAAFVARIVQTAAALVRRRYAHTRHEGRDRERSRRQIMDAITTPGAHTGPGRADDDAGPGAPRPPAAVADPWFTPELPSWSSGFDLLAALGREPAVPGQKRDAARAPAFDDARHLDAGPGAAPAPPARTAGLAVIPAAARTTTLDGGPEGGPDGGAARGPEGGPGDGTRLSGLTAADLTDATVLGAPRRVAATGWRRAVRAGTHGAVALGPSRAELRHEAVLDRVRTPIDGTRRVLVMSRKGGVGKTSVTVGLGATFASLRGDRVVAVDANPDAGNLARRIAGDCDRTVTDLLADADRIDSFSTMRRYTSQCPESRLEVLASNDDARITQALDRAAYERVVGLLDHYYNLVLLDTGTGILDSANQGLLAEADELVLVLRPALDGARAGAQTLDWLEEHGHGNLVGTAVVVVNGVADPADPAVGIVREHFEQRCAHVALVPWDKTLLAGGRTTLGALAPRTREAFMQVAAALADSFHERGRADR; encoded by the coding sequence ATGACCGCCACGGCCCTCCCGCGTCACGTGCCGCCGCCTGCGCCGCAGCCGGTGTCGCCGTCCGTGCGCGCCGAGCCCCGCTGGGCGCGGCCCGCCGGGACGGCGCTGCTCGGGCGCGTGTCCGGGTCCGGCCTGGCCAGGCCCGCGTACCTGGTGCGCCGCCCGGACGGGCAGGTCGTTCAGGTCTCCGAGCTGGTCAACACCGTGCTCGCGCGCCTCGACCCGCGTCGCACCGCCGCCGAGGTCGCCGCGGCCGTCTCGAGCGCCTACGGGCGCACGCTCACCGCCGACGGCCTCCACCACCTCGTCACCATGAAGCTGCGGCCCGCGGGCCTGGCCGACGACGCCGCGACGCAGCGCGCGCCGGGCCCGGCCGCTCCGCGCTCGGCGCCGCTGCTGAGCCTCGCGCTGCGCGGCACGGTCGTCCCCGCGCGCGCGGTGCGCCGTGTCGCCCGCGTGCTCACCCCCACGTTCCATCCGGCCGTCGTGGCCGCCGTGCTCGCCGCCTGGGTCGCCGTCGTCGTCGCCGTCGTGCTGCGCGCGCAGGTGCTCGACGCCGTCGCGACCGTGCTTCGGACACCCGCCGTGCTCGTGGGCGTCTTCGCGCTCATGACGTTCTGCGAGCTGGTCCACGAGCTGGGCCACGCGGTCGCGTGCTCGTCCTCGGGTGCGACGCCGGGGCGTGTCGGCGTCGGCGTCTACCTGCTCGCGCCCGCGTTCTTCACCAACGTGACGGACTCCTACCGGCTCGGCCGGGCCGGGCGGCTGCGCACCGACCTGGGCGGCCTGTACTACACCGTGTGGTGCATGCTCGCCGTCGCGATCGCGCAGCTCGCGACCGGCGACCCGGTGCTGCTCGTCGTGCTCGTGCTCCTGCACGTCGAGGCCGCAGAGCAGCTCCTGCCGGCCGTGCGGCTCGACGGCTACTACGTGCTCGCCGACCTCGCGGGCGTCCCCGACCTGTTCGGGCGTGTCGCTCCCGTGCTGCGCTCCGTCCTGCCCGGCCGCGCCGTCGACCCTCGCGTGGCCGACATGCTGCCGTGGGCGCGGCGGGCCGTCACCGCGTGGGTGCTGCTCGTGGTGCCGCTGCTCGCGGGCGGGCTGGTGTGGCTCGCCTGGCACGTGCCGCAGCTCGCGCGCACGCTCGCCGACGCCGTCGCGCACCAGTGGTCCCTGCTCGACGCCGCACTGGTGGCCCACCAGTGGCCGGGCGTCGCCCTCGGGCTCGTCTCGCTCGCCCTGCTGGCCGTGCCCGTGGCCGGAGTGGCGGCGTTCGTGGCCCGCATCGTGCAGACGGCCGCCGCCCTCGTGCGCCGCCGGTACGCCCACACCCGGCACGAGGGCCGCGACCGCGAACGATCCAGGAGGCAGATCATGGACGCGATCACCACCCCGGGCGCCCACACGGGCCCCGGACGAGCCGACGACGACGCAGGCCCGGGTGCTCCGCGCCCGCCCGCGGCCGTCGCCGACCCGTGGTTCACTCCCGAGCTCCCGAGCTGGTCCTCGGGGTTCGACCTGCTCGCCGCCCTCGGCCGCGAGCCGGCCGTGCCCGGGCAGAAGCGCGACGCCGCACGTGCGCCCGCGTTCGACGACGCCCGGCACCTCGACGCAGGGCCGGGCGCGGCACCAGCCCCGCCGGCCCGCACCGCTGGTCTCGCCGTCATCCCAGCGGCCGCTCGGACGACCACTCTCGACGGCGGCCCCGAGGGCGGCCCCGACGGCGGTGCTGCACGCGGCCCCGAGGGCGGCCCCGGCGACGGCACCCGCCTGAGCGGTCTCACCGCGGCCGACCTGACCGACGCCACCGTGCTGGGCGCCCCGCGCCGGGTCGCCGCGACCGGCTGGCGTCGCGCCGTGCGCGCCGGCACGCACGGCGCCGTCGCTCTCGGCCCCAGCCGCGCCGAGCTGCGCCACGAGGCCGTGCTCGACCGCGTCCGCACGCCCATCGACGGGACCCGCCGCGTGCTCGTCATGAGCCGCAAGGGAGGTGTCGGCAAGACGTCCGTGACCGTCGGGCTCGGCGCGACGTTCGCGAGCCTGCGCGGGGACCGCGTCGTCGCCGTCGACGCCAACCCCGACGCCGGCAACCTGGCCCGGCGCATCGCGGGGGACTGCGACCGCACCGTCACCGACCTGCTCGCCGACGCCGACCGGATCGACAGCTTCTCGACGATGCGCCGCTACACCTCGCAGTGCCCCGAGTCGCGCCTGGAGGTGCTCGCGTCGAACGACGACGCCCGCATCACGCAGGCGCTCGACCGCGCCGCCTACGAGCGCGTCGTCGGCCTGCTCGACCACTACTACAACCTGGTGCTGCTCGACACCGGCACAGGCATTCTCGACAGCGCCAACCAGGGCCTGCTCGCCGAGGCGGACGAGCTCGTGCTGGTGCTGCGCCCCGCGCTCGACGGCGCCCGCGCCGGCGCGCAGACGCTCGACTGGCTCGAGGAGCACGGTCACGGGAACCTGGTCGGCACTGCCGTGGTCGTCGTCAACGGGGTGGCCGACCCGGCAGACCCGGCCGTCGGCATCGTGCGCGAGCACTTCGAGCAACGGTGCGCGCACGTGGCGCTCGTCCCGTGGGACAAGACGCTGCTCGCCGGCGGGCGCACCACGCTGGGCGCGCTCGCCCCGCGCACACGTGAGGCGTTCATGCAGGTCGCGGCCGCACTCGCCGACTCGTTCCACGAGCGCGGGAGGGCCGACCGGTGA